The Chitinophaga pinensis DSM 2588 region TGTGTCTTATTCAACAGGAATACGGGCCGCGCCCCTGCTGCAAATACGGGCAGTTCGCGGATACTGTTGCGATATTGCGCATTGAAATAGGCTTCGGTAAAGATGAAATAGTCGCCCATCATCATACCATCCGGCAGATCGATGGTATAGGGTACGTCCGGACTGAAAAAAGCGAGCGCCGGACCATTGACTTCCAGACTGGTATCTCCGTAATGCAGGATATTCCTGCCCCATGAGAGCGTTACCTTATAGAAATCACGACGACGGTATTTGATAGTGGCGGTTCCTTCGCAATCATCAAAACTGAAGAGATTGAAGTGCATGTTGTCATGCTTCAATCCCTCAGGCGGGCGATTGAATTTATCCTGGTAAAAACCTTCCAGTGATTCCATCTTTTCCATACTATAAAGATATTGATTTCGCGATATCCGGCATGACCTACCGGGGCCGGCGGTATCTGGCGGTCCCGGTAGCCTGTCCGGTTTTGCACTAAGACTGCGGAACGTGCCTGTCCTTCATCAGCTGGAGATATTCCTCTTCGGTTTTAGTGTTGCGTGCATTGATCAGCAATTGCGCATCAGGCGTAGCAATGTAACGTAACTTGTCTTTACCATCAGTAGCAGCGGTATAGATCACATCAACGACGTCTTCGCTGGTAGCGGGATTGGCATTGAGGGCCATCCAGTGTCCCAGGAAGGCGTTGACATAGGCATTATAGTCGGTGATGTCATTGCTGCCGGTGAAATTGGCTGCATTATCAAAATTGGTGGCCGTCACGCCTGGTTCGATCAGTTTTACATGGATGTTGAAGTTCGCCAGCTCATAGCGCAGGGACTCTGTAAATCCTTCTACGGCAAATTTGGTGGCATTATACAGGCTGATAATCGGAAAAGATACCCGTCCGCCCATAGAGGAGATATTGATAATGGTACCTGCCTTGTTGGCGCGGAAGTGAGGCAGAATGGCTTTGGTAGCGGCCATCAGTCCGAATACATTTACATCAAACTGTGTACGGATCTGCTCTTCGGTAGCAAGTTCAAATGGGCCGAAAAGGCCGTAACCAGCGTTATTGATAAAGGTATCTATCTTCCCGTATTTCGCGATCGTAGTGGCAATACCAGCTTCAATGCTCGCTTTATCCTGTACATCCACCTTGAGAACCAGTACATTATCCAGTAATGTCAGTTCATTTTCTTTTTCCGGAGAACGCATGGTAGCGATCACATTCCAGCCTGCAGCGGCAAATCTCTTCGCGGTGGTCTTTCCCAATCCCTGTGAAGCACCGGTAATAAAAACAGTTTTTTTCATGGCTTTAACTTTTGAATACTGTCATTGTTTTTGACGATTCAAAAGTACCATGGCTGCGCTCCGCGGATTTGGGAGTAACAAATAATTGCTTGTATAATTCAAAGAATGGAGTACCGGCGGTTACAGTACTTTATAAAAATGCGGTTTATTCCGCAGGATTGTTGGCGTCAGCCACCATAAGCGGCAAACATTTTTGGTCAGCCCCCATACCTGTGGCATAAAGCGGAAAGGATTACGGCCTTTGAAGATATTTTCGAAGATGCTGCCGATAAAGAATACGGGTATGGCGAAGCTGTAATTGAGGAGTAATGTTAAATACCACAAAATGCCGAACTGTTTCCGCACTCTCACGTGATTGGAGAGCATAAGTTGCAGCCCTTTACGGTCATATAATCCGTAGTAGCCTTTTTCATCAGAATCAAAAGCGTCGCCGGTTGTTTCTCCCTGTAAATGAATGATATTGATATCGCCGTAGATGGCTAACTCGCCCTGCCGGCGCAGACGGCTGCACCATTCTACTTCTTCCGCATAAAGGAAAAAGTCCTCGTCCATATAGCCTGCTTTCTCAATAGAACTGCGTTTTACCATGAGATATGCGCCGCTGATCCAGTCCACATGATGTTCTGTACTGGCTTCCTGTACATTGGGTACCTTAGTTTTGAGCTGGTACCCCACCCAGCGGATGACCTTTCCCCAGTACGGTAAAGGCAGCAGGTGGTTCAGACCGCCTTTCATGAAATAGTTGCCCGATATTTGCAGGGTACGGTCAGCATTGAGCTGCTGCACACCGCAGGCGATCAGGTTACTCTGCGCAAAGCGTTGTACACAGCGGTCCAGTGCCTTATCAAGTATGAGTGTATCAGGATTCAATAATAAGAGCTGTTCGCCCTGTGCTACACGGAGGCCGGCATTATTGGCGCGGGAAAAGCCCGCATTGTATCCCATCTGTAAAAACTGTACAAAGGGATAAGCCGTTTTGAGCTGCTGTTCACTGTCATCCCCGGATGCATTGTCCACCACGATCACCTCATAACTGATGTTTGTTGTTTCCGCCACAATGGTACTGATACAATCCAGAATGAGGCGGCTGCTCTTATAATTTACAATGATGATCGATAAATCCATGCCTGATTTTATGCAATAATTCTGCCGGGGCAGATGATGAAAAAATGGTAAAGTACCATCTGAAATC contains the following coding sequences:
- a CDS encoding SDR family oxidoreductase, with the translated sequence MKKTVFITGASQGLGKTTAKRFAAAGWNVIATMRSPEKENELTLLDNVLVLKVDVQDKASIEAGIATTIAKYGKIDTFINNAGYGLFGPFELATEEQIRTQFDVNVFGLMAATKAILPHFRANKAGTIINISSMGGRVSFPIISLYNATKFAVEGFTESLRYELANFNIHVKLIEPGVTATNFDNAANFTGSNDITDYNAYVNAFLGHWMALNANPATSEDVVDVIYTAATDGKDKLRYIATPDAQLLINARNTKTEEEYLQLMKDRHVPQS
- a CDS encoding glycosyltransferase family 2 protein, giving the protein MDLSIIIVNYKSSRLILDCISTIVAETTNISYEVIVVDNASGDDSEQQLKTAYPFVQFLQMGYNAGFSRANNAGLRVAQGEQLLLLNPDTLILDKALDRCVQRFAQSNLIACGVQQLNADRTLQISGNYFMKGGLNHLLPLPYWGKVIRWVGYQLKTKVPNVQEASTEHHVDWISGAYLMVKRSSIEKAGYMDEDFFLYAEEVEWCSRLRRQGELAIYGDINIIHLQGETTGDAFDSDEKGYYGLYDRKGLQLMLSNHVRVRKQFGILWYLTLLLNYSFAIPVFFIGSIFENIFKGRNPFRFMPQVWGLTKNVCRLWWLTPTILRNKPHFYKVL